One genomic segment of Vicinamibacterales bacterium includes these proteins:
- the yajC gene encoding preprotein translocase subunit YajC, which yields MNDFFAMASPGLGTGGLWQFLPFALILGIFYFLILQPMRTRQKKVQEFQSSLSVGDRIVTTSGLYGQVTKLNEKTVQLQIADKVRVEIARAAIGGRQGEEPIVESQN from the coding sequence ATGAACGATTTTTTCGCGATGGCGTCACCGGGCCTGGGCACCGGCGGATTGTGGCAATTCCTGCCCTTCGCCCTGATCCTCGGCATCTTCTATTTCCTGATCCTCCAGCCCATGAGGACTCGGCAGAAGAAGGTGCAGGAGTTCCAGAGCAGCCTCAGCGTTGGCGACCGCATCGTCACGACGAGCGGGCTGTATGGGCAGGTCACGAAACTCAACGAGAAAACGGTCCAGCTCCAGATTGCCGACAAGGTGCGCGTCGAGATCGCGCGCGCCGCCATCGGCGGCCGCCAGGGCGAGGAGCCGATCGTCGAAAGCCAGAACTAG